A single Heterodontus francisci isolate sHetFra1 chromosome 11, sHetFra1.hap1, whole genome shotgun sequence DNA region contains:
- the LOC137374879 gene encoding ADP-ribosylation factor-like protein 14, with the protein MGLLISKQFKTKQARILMLGLDAAGKSTLLYKLKFSDTEFLTVSTIGFNVEMLERSENIVLTVWDVGGQYKMREFWPYYFQDTDGLVFVVDSADKRRMEDSKKEFERMLKHECLKGIPVVVMANKQDINDALSAEEITKRFHMKRCCSDRDWYVQPCCAKTGEGLSAAIKIIISYVKRKMNSKDEGSRSDIQEDRM; encoded by the coding sequence AGCTCGCATTTTGATGTTGGGCCTGGACGCAGCAGGTAAATCCACTTTATTATACAAGCTAAAATTCAGTGACACTGAATTTCTCACAGTCTCGACTATAGGCTTCAACGTGGAAATGCTGGAGCGCAGTGAAAACATTGTCCTTACTGTTTGGGATGTTGGAGGACAGTACAAGATGCGAGAGTTCTGGCCGTATTATTTTCAGGACACCGATGGGCTTGTTTTTGTTGTGGACAGTGCAGATAAGAGGCGCATGGAAGATTCCAAGAAAGAATTTGAACGGATGCTAAAACACGAGTGTTTGAAAGGGATCCCAGTGGTGGTAATGGCAAACAAACAAGATATTAACGATGCACTGTCTGCAGAGGAAATCACCAAACGTTTTCACATGAAAAGATGCTGCTCGGATCGAGACTGGTATGTACAGCCATGCTGTGCCAAAACGGGCGAAGGTTTAAGTGCAGCCATTAAAATAATAATTTCCTACGTCAAAAGGAAAATGAATTCTAAAGACGAAGGCTCACGCAGTGATATTCAAGAGGACAGAATGTGA